The segment GCCAGCTTAGGGCGTGCTGAGCAGATGAAAGCCTGGAAACATGAGACAATTCTGCATGCATCCCGGGTTATTGCCATCAGTGAACAGACAAAGGCGGATTTACTTCATTTCCTGCCTGTTGAGGAGGATAAAATTGATGTGATCTATCATGGTATCCAGCAACAGAAACAACCGTATAACGGGCTGCATTTGCCTGAACGGTATGTTTTGTATGTTGGTGACCGGAACGGATACAAGAATTTCGACCGTTTTTGGAATGTCTTTGTCCGTCTGGCTGCTGAGGACCAGCATTTGTGTTTGATTTGTACGGGAAAGCCATGGAGGAGTCGGGAACAGGAACGTATAGAAAAGTCCGGATTAAATAAACGTGTACTGCATTTCCAGGCAAATGATCTTGAGTTGGGACAGTTGTTCCAGCAGGCCCGTTTATTCGTATATCCTTCTTTGTATGAGGGTTTTGGCATTCCTATTCTGGAGGCCTTTTTGAATGAATGCCCGGTTGCGTTGAGTCGGGCCAGCTGTTTCCCGGAAGTGGCGGCCGATGCCGGAGAATATTTTAATCCCGAAGATGAAGTGTCTATGTATGAGGCTTTATCTCATCTGCTGAAAGATGAGGAGCGGCGGCAGGAACTGATCGCGAAAGGGAAGAGCCGTGTTCAACTGTTTACCTGGGAAGAAACAGCCCGGAAGAAGTTGGATACATATCAGAAAGTACTGAATGGGTATTGAGAATATGCGGAAAAATGCTTTTCTTTGTAGTTAACCAAAAAGGGACAGTTACTTAGATAAAAGAATAACAGAACATGGAAAACGAATTGCCTAAAATAGATTTGCCGGAAGATGTTTTGACTGGTGTCCTGACTGATTCAGTCATTTTGAACTTATATGCCCATTTCCCTTGCCGGATCAAGGCGGAGATTGTGGTGCTGTGTAAGAAAGGTGACATTGACGCTTCTATCAATCTGGTCGACTATCATGTCTCTGACAATTCGTTTTTGGTGGTTTTACCGGGTAGTATCTTTCAGGTGAATCAGATTCGTGGGGATGTGGAGATTTATTTTGCTGGTTTTTCATCAGACTTTCTCCGTTCGCTCAATCCTGTTAAATCGTTGCTGGATATTACTTATACTATCAAACATAATCCGGTTGTGCCTCTCAAGGAAGAAATGGTGGAACTGATTGAAGATTATTTTAAATTGGGGATTCGGACAAAAGAACATTTTAGCCTTGAGAACCGGGAGCTCTCTCGCCATTTGTATTATTGTCTCATTTATGCGATCAGTTCGCTTTACAGTAACCGTAAGGTGGATACGGGTAATTTATCGCCTGCCGAACGGATCAGTCAGGATTTCGGGCAACTGGTACTGGATCATTATACCAAGGAGAAGAATGTTGCTTTTTATGCCAGTAAATTAGGTATTACAGCGGCTTATCTGAGTACGATTGTCAAACAGACTACAGGGCGCACATGTATGGAAATTATATCCAATATGGTAATCATGGATGCCAAAGCACAATTAAAATCAACGAACCTGCCGATCTATCAGATAGCCGATTCGTTGAATTTCAATAATGTCTCTTTCTTTGGCAAGTATTTCAAGCGGTATGTGGGTGTCAGTCCGCAGGAATACCGGAACAGTAAGTCGAACGACTGACGGTTATTATTCCGCCAGCCATTCGTTTATTTGTTTCATGATCTTTTCCTTTATGTCTTCCGGCATGTTGCTGATGCGTGAGCGGTGACTGCCACGTGGCTGGATATAAACCTGCTCATTTTTCTTCCCTTTGAAAATAGGAATACGGGTTGCACTCCATGGATCGATTTCACCGTAGATAAAGATCATTTTCGGGTCATTATCTTTCAAGAAGTTATAGACTTTCTGATATAATTCCGGGCGGAATTCGATTTTATCCCGTAACTCGTCGGGCAGCATGATACGGTTCAAATAACCTTTGCTGCTTTTGATATAGAGATATTTTTCGAAAGGTTTAGTATCATATCCATAATATCCCAATTCGCGGGCTGCTTGAACATTGAAAGGTTCAGTATCCTGACCGATGGAGAAATAGGAAGGATCACTGATTTGCATCCAGTGTTTAAACAATGTCTCTTTATCAGAATTTAAAGCCGGTATGGTATTTACCGAAGTACCCCATTGCCAGAGAGCGAACGGATATTCAAGGACACTGTAATCATAGATCTCGTCAGTAGGAACGCGGAATACATATCCTTTTTCTTTTACATAAGCTTCAAATAACGGCATCAATTCACTTCTGCGTTTCAGAATTTCCATCTGGAAGTCCCGAATCTTTTTACGTTCGGCCTTGGTTCCTACTTTTTCAAGGAAGATCTCGTGGCGTCCGTCTTCTACTCCTCGGTTTAAAGGAGCAACATAAGGAACAGAGAAGTCTACGTCATCCGGGAAATAGGCCCGATAAAGTGTTGTTGTCTGTCCTCCTTTGCTGATGCCTGTGCTGATCCATTTGCCTTTATAGATCTGCTTAAAAAGTTCAGTAATATGATGTAAATCGTATGCTGAGTTTTCAGCAGTCAGATAGTCCCAATTGAGAGGATCTGGCTTGGATTCAAGAAAATAACGGTATTCAACAAAGACAACGTTGGCATTCAAAAGTTTGGAAAGTTCTTCCTGGTAGTTCTCGCGCAGTGCATATGCTCCGCCATATCCTTCTGTCACCAAAACTGTCGGACGGTCAAATCCGATATGGCATAATACGACCCGCTGTTTGAAGGTTCCTGCTTGTTTACCTATAGGATCGACCTCTTGTGTTACACGTACCAGGTATTTTTCGGGATACAACTCTGTCTTCAGGGTCTCGATATCGCTCACTCCTTGTAAAGACTGCAGCTTTTCTTTCAGTTCACCGGGGGCAGCCATTGCCAGCAACACGCAGAAGAATGAAAGAAATAATAAATTCAGTTTTCTCTTCATGGTTATTCTAATTTTAAATGTTTGATGGTTCGTAACAATCCTTCATATTTCGCCCGTTTGACGGCCGACTTGGCAAAGATACGACTATAATCGTCTTTTGTGAACATTTTCAGGTCTTCTTTTTGGAGACGGAGAAGAGCTTCCGAAGGTTGAAAGGCCGCTTCTTGGGTTGGTTGGGAAAAACGGTTCCAGGGGCAGACCTGCTGGCAAGTGTCGCAGCCATACAACCGATCTCCTAGTAGTTGGGCTTCTCTGGGCGGAATATCTTCCCGGTTTTCAATTGTCAGATACGACAGGCAGTGATTGGCATTCAGGGTAAAGGCTTTTTCTAATGCTCCGGTTGGACAGGCCCGCAGACAACGGTCGCAGCTCCCGCAGCGTGACGGGACAGGCTCGTCGTAAGCATCGGCTTCCCAGGTTGTCACGATCTCTCCCAAGAAGAAAAATGAGCCTTTCCCCGGCAGAATCAGCTGGGTATTTTTTCCAATCCATCCCAGTCCGGCTTTCCACGCCCAATAGCGCTCCAACAAAGGGGCTGAGTCGGTAAAGACACGGGCCTCTTCTGCCGTTCCCTCCGGGAGGTTCCGGACCACATACTGCCAGAGCTGGCGGAGCTTTTCTTTGACCACTACATGGTAATCCTGTCCATAGGCATAATAGGCAATATGGGGCTGATCTGGATCACGTTTGCAAGCCGGATAATAATTCAGGGCGACTGATATGATGCTTCGTGCGCCTTCCACCAGTCCTTGCGGGTCACGACGTATCTCCCGATGGTTTGCCAGATAAGCCATTCCTGCCTGGTAGCCTTTCGCCAGCCAGGCATCCAGTCGTCGCATCTCCTCTTCCACCGGCTCTACCCGGGCGATACCGCAGGCTGAAAATCCCAGCCGAGTTGCCTCTTCCTTGATCTTTTGAGATGTCATAGCTATTTGATCACTCATCGACAAACAAAAAATTGTGTATCTCCCTTTTATGCACCATTCCCCTTGGTACAAAAGGATTATCGTACGAAGATACAACAAACTTATCACATATAAAACAGGAGAGGAATACAGATTCTATTTTCTTTTATTGCTAAAAAGTAGGGAGAAAATCAAATTAAGTGGGGAGAAAAAAACGAAAAGTAGGGAGAAAAATATATATTTGTGAAAAATAGAAGATCATATGCAAACCGAACTCGAAAAATTGATTTCCCTGTATCGGGAATTGGAAATAGACAAGCAGATAGATTATGACAAGTTCTATTTGTATTCACTTATTACCCATTCTACGGCTATCGAGGGATCGACTATAACAGAGCTTGAAAATCAAATCATGTTCGACCAGGGAATCAGCCTGAAAGGGAAAACTATCACAGAGCAGAACATGAATCTTGATCTTAAAAACGCTTATGAAACGGCTATAAAATTGGTTCATGTACATACTGATATCACCATTGATCTGCTGAAAAGTCTTTCTGCTCTTGTCATGAAGAATACCGGACAGGAGTATAAGACGGCATTGGGAGATTTTTCATCTGCACAGGGAGACTTGCGTCTGTTGAATGTTACGGCAGGAGTCGGAGGCAAATCATATATAAACTACAGTAAAGTCCCGATAAAACTCACAGAGTTTTGTAATTGGTTGAATCAAGAACGAAAAAATTATGTAAATAAAAGCATGGCGCAATTGTACGAGCTCAGCTTTGATGCTCATTATCATTTGGTGACCATACATCCGTGGGCTGATGGTAACGGCAGAATGGCACGTCTTGTAATGAACATGCTTCAATTTGAGTTTGGGCTGATTCCAACCAAAATCCTTAAGGGTGATAAGGAAGAATATATCAAAGCATTGGTGGAAACCCGGGAAAATGATGATTTAAGTATATTCCGGAAATTTATGACTGCCACTATGGTCAAGAACCTTACTCATGACATTGAAACTTATCGTAATTCCATTGAAGATATTCAGGATAGTAGGGAGAAACTGACAGAAATTAGGGAGAAAAAGATGAAAAGCAGGGAGAAAATCATCTCTCTGCTATCTCAAGATAATTCATTAAGTGCGGCTGCCCTTGCCGAGCGGATAGGTATAACCCCCAAAGCAGTGGAAAAGCATATCGCCAAGATGAAGGCAGAAGGAATACTCAAGCGCGTTGGGCCGGATAAAGGTGGGCACTGGCAGATGATAGAAAAAATAGATTAGAATAATCAAACAATCCTTTATTCAAAAACGCGGAATTCGTATCCTTCCTGCAACAACCATTCGATGGCCTTGGGCATGGCATAACGCATGTTTTTCTCGGCTTTGAGTGAGTCGTGGAACACGATGATTGATCCGTTACGGACGTATCGCTTCACGTTGTCGAGTACTTGTGGGGGCGTAAGCCGCGGACTGTAATCGCGGGTCACGACATCCCACATGATGATGCGGTATTTTTTCCGCAGCTTGAAGACCTGCGGGATACGCATGTGCCCATGGGGCGGACGGAACAGATTACTCGGGATCCACTCGGCAGCCTTGTCAGTATTTGCCAGATAATTACGGGTCAGGAAGCGGATTCCTTGGATGTGATTGAAGGTATGGTTGCCGATACGGTGTCCCCGCTCGACCACCATCCGGTAGATATCCGGATGCTTACGCACATTATCTCCCACCATGAAGAAGGTCGCCTTCACGCCGTACTGGTCCAATATATCTATAACCCAAGGGGTAACCTCGGGAATTGGGCCGTCGTCAAAGGTGAGATACACACACTTCGGCTGTGCCGGAATTCTCCAGGTTACCCCCGGGAACAAAGCCCTGTAAAACCAGGGCGGTTGTTCGATAAACATCTTGTCTTTATTCTTTAGGTTGTAAAGAAGAGAGGGCCATACGGAAGTTGTCGAACTCTTCTTTATATTGATTCATCAGCTCCGGATCCTTATCCTTTGTAATGTTGATAATCTCCTGCAGAACATAAAGGTTGGTATTCAAATCATCTGCAACGGAAGCAAACTGT is part of the Parabacteroides sp. AD58 genome and harbors:
- a CDS encoding polysaccharide deacetylase family protein, whose protein sequence is MFIEQPPWFYRALFPGVTWRIPAQPKCVYLTFDDGPIPEVTPWVIDILDQYGVKATFFMVGDNVRKHPDIYRMVVERGHRIGNHTFNHIQGIRFLTRNYLANTDKAAEWIPSNLFRPPHGHMRIPQVFKLRKKYRIIMWDVVTRDYSPRLTPPQVLDNVKRYVRNGSIIVFHDSLKAEKNMRYAMPKAIEWLLQEGYEFRVFE
- a CDS encoding glycosyltransferase family 4 protein; its protein translation is MSTQNNITVLFDHQAFEMQKFGGISRYFYELIENLPLHSELSLRLTTNHYLREGACRPFQGMYVPERPYKWFKGIVKQWNRKGSIKRLHRGDYDLFHPTYYHPYFLEELPANKPYVITVHDMNHELFSASLGRAEQMKAWKHETILHASRVIAISEQTKADLLHFLPVEEDKIDVIYHGIQQQKQPYNGLHLPERYVLYVGDRNGYKNFDRFWNVFVRLAAEDQHLCLICTGKPWRSREQERIEKSGLNKRVLHFQANDLELGQLFQQARLFVYPSLYEGFGIPILEAFLNECPVALSRASCFPEVAADAGEYFNPEDEVSMYEALSHLLKDEERRQELIAKGKSRVQLFTWEETARKKLDTYQKVLNGY
- a CDS encoding S28 family serine protease; this translates as MKRKLNLLFLSFFCVLLAMAAPGELKEKLQSLQGVSDIETLKTELYPEKYLVRVTQEVDPIGKQAGTFKQRVVLCHIGFDRPTVLVTEGYGGAYALRENYQEELSKLLNANVVFVEYRYFLESKPDPLNWDYLTAENSAYDLHHITELFKQIYKGKWISTGISKGGQTTTLYRAYFPDDVDFSVPYVAPLNRGVEDGRHEIFLEKVGTKAERKKIRDFQMEILKRRSELMPLFEAYVKEKGYVFRVPTDEIYDYSVLEYPFALWQWGTSVNTIPALNSDKETLFKHWMQISDPSYFSIGQDTEPFNVQAARELGYYGYDTKPFEKYLYIKSSKGYLNRIMLPDELRDKIEFRPELYQKVYNFLKDNDPKMIFIYGEIDPWSATRIPIFKGKKNEQVYIQPRGSHRSRISNMPEDIKEKIMKQINEWLAE
- a CDS encoding helix-turn-helix domain-containing protein produces the protein MENELPKIDLPEDVLTGVLTDSVILNLYAHFPCRIKAEIVVLCKKGDIDASINLVDYHVSDNSFLVVLPGSIFQVNQIRGDVEIYFAGFSSDFLRSLNPVKSLLDITYTIKHNPVVPLKEEMVELIEDYFKLGIRTKEHFSLENRELSRHLYYCLIYAISSLYSNRKVDTGNLSPAERISQDFGQLVLDHYTKEKNVAFYASKLGITAAYLSTIVKQTTGRTCMEIISNMVIMDAKAQLKSTNLPIYQIADSLNFNNVSFFGKYFKRYVGVSPQEYRNSKSND
- the queG gene encoding tRNA epoxyqueuosine(34) reductase QueG; its protein translation is MSDQIAMTSQKIKEEATRLGFSACGIARVEPVEEEMRRLDAWLAKGYQAGMAYLANHREIRRDPQGLVEGARSIISVALNYYPACKRDPDQPHIAYYAYGQDYHVVVKEKLRQLWQYVVRNLPEGTAEEARVFTDSAPLLERYWAWKAGLGWIGKNTQLILPGKGSFFFLGEIVTTWEADAYDEPVPSRCGSCDRCLRACPTGALEKAFTLNANHCLSYLTIENREDIPPREAQLLGDRLYGCDTCQQVCPWNRFSQPTQEAAFQPSEALLRLQKEDLKMFTKDDYSRIFAKSAVKRAKYEGLLRTIKHLKLE
- a CDS encoding Fic family protein, which encodes MQTELEKLISLYRELEIDKQIDYDKFYLYSLITHSTAIEGSTITELENQIMFDQGISLKGKTITEQNMNLDLKNAYETAIKLVHVHTDITIDLLKSLSALVMKNTGQEYKTALGDFSSAQGDLRLLNVTAGVGGKSYINYSKVPIKLTEFCNWLNQERKNYVNKSMAQLYELSFDAHYHLVTIHPWADGNGRMARLVMNMLQFEFGLIPTKILKGDKEEYIKALVETRENDDLSIFRKFMTATMVKNLTHDIETYRNSIEDIQDSREKLTEIREKKMKSREKIISLLSQDNSLSAAALAERIGITPKAVEKHIAKMKAEGILKRVGPDKGGHWQMIEKID